In one Nicotiana tomentosiformis chromosome 6, ASM39032v3, whole genome shotgun sequence genomic region, the following are encoded:
- the LOC138893982 gene encoding uncharacterized protein: MRYLELARHAIWLVPTKRERIRRFIDGLNTGLSFVMTKEIASGARFDEVVDFARRLEQVHSHEREEREAKRPHVSGGFSGMVCLVHHGASASHGSYSACLSQSSLSALPTQSSSRAPLVQGSSVPGSSSSYSCSRGPIQFPPPLADRSCFECGEF; this comes from the coding sequence atgagatatttagagttggctcgtcatgcaatttggttggttcccacaaagagggagaggattaggaggttcattgatggcctcaacacTGGACTTAGCTTTGTCATGACTAAGGAGATTGCGTCAGGTGCtaggtttgacgaggtggttgatttTGCTAGGCGGCTAGAGCAGGTCCATAGTCACGAGCGTGAggaaagggaggccaagaggcctcatgttTCCGGTGGTTTCAGCGGTATGGTTTGTCTGGTTCATCATGGTGCGTCAGCtagtcatggttcatacagtgcttgtctgagtcagtcatctctcagtgccctcccaactcagagttcatctcgtgctccattagtgcagggttcatctgtaccaggttcaTCTAGCAGTTATTCTTGTTCTCGGGGTCCAATTCAGTTTCCACCACCTTTGGCGGATCGGAGTTGcttcgagtgcggggagtttTGA
- the LOC138893981 gene encoding uncharacterized protein yields MAFALGMDDGSTKMYHDLKEVYWLNNMKRNVADFVARCLNCQQVKGEHPRPGGLAQNIVIPMWKWEMINMDFMGSWDDHFQLIEFAYNNSFHASIQMAFEALYGFPHEGYYAVWEKGEIESEKVVGDPSAIVPVETIEGNEELSYEEILVAILDRQVRKLRNKEIASVKVSWQNKPVEEATWEAEEEMKKKYPYLFE; encoded by the exons atggcttttgcgcttggcatggatgatg gttctacaaagatgtatcacgatctcaaggaagtctattggttgaataacatgaaaaggaatgtggcggactttgtggcaaggtgtctgaattgtcagcaagtgaagggcGAACATccacggcctggtgggttggcacagaacatagtaattccaatgtggaaatgggaaatgattaatatggattttatg ggtagctgggatgaccATTTTCAACttatagagtttgcttataacaacagctttcatgcgagtattcagatggcatttgaggcattgtatg gtttcccccatgaagggtattatgcagtttgggaaaaaggggaaattgagtccgag aaagtagttggggATCCATCAgccattgtgccggttgagaccattgagggcAATGAAGAattatcatatgaagaaattctagttgccattcttgatagacaagtccgaaagttgaggaataaagagattgcctccgtgaaagtgtcaTGGCAGAACAAGCCGGTTGAAGAGGCCacatgggaggccgaggaagaaatgaagaagaagtatccttacttgtttgaatag